The Oncorhynchus mykiss isolate Arlee chromosome 30, USDA_OmykA_1.1, whole genome shotgun sequence genome includes a window with the following:
- the gfi1ab gene encoding growth factor independent 1A transcription repressor b, giving the protein MPRSFLVKSKKAHSYHQPRSFEDDYNRLDTILAHICAENSKIPEDLDALTGGDAIGGFSPDSHLADTADFSKSPLSCGDSVCGAASDYEDFWRPPSPSASPVDSDKSLSPSVDETQPFAVPFRPYAWNSYSGSDIRHLVQQSLHHQHHHPMDLDRSPALGYYGDRVIEPTLFEGSPVPENYSDYRAAACLFDRATAPGVGLYSEGNLQGKSSEIKAESDLLCSRLILNGAYKCIKCSKVFSTPHGLEVHVRRSHSGTRPYGCDICGKTFGHAVSLEQHKVVHSQERSFDCKICGKSFKRSSTLSTHLLIHSDTRPYPCQYCGKRFHQKSDMKKHTFIHTGEKPHKCQVCGKAFSQSSNLITHSRKHTGFKPFGCDLCGKGFQRKVDLRRHKETQHGLKPSN; this is encoded by the exons ATGCCTCGGTCCTTCTTGGTGAAAAGTAAGAAGGCGCACAGCTACCACCAGCCCCGCTCCTTTGAAGATGACTACAATCGACTGGATACTATCTTAGCTCATATATGTGCAG AGAATAGTAAGATTCCAGAGGACTTGGATGCCTTGACTGGCGGCGATGCCATCGGCGGGTTCTCCCCGGACTCTCACCTGGCTGACACGGCTGATTTCTCCAAGTCCCCGCTCAGCTGTGGGGACAGTGTGTGCGGTGCAGCCTCGGATTATGAAGACTTCTGGCGGCCTCCATCGCCCTCAGCATCTCCAG TAGATTCTGATAAATCCCTGTCTCCCTCCGTGGACGAGACACAACCCTTTGCTGTTCCATTCCGGCCCTATGCATGGAACAGTTACTCTGGCTCTGACATTCGGCATCTGGTCCAGCAAAGTctccaccaccagcaccaccatcCCATGGACCTGGACCGGAGCCCAGCTCTGGGTTACTATGGTGACCGGGTCATCGAACCGACCCTCTTCGAGGGAAGCCCGGTACCTGAAAATTACAGTGATTACAGGGCCGCTGCCTGTTTGTTCGATAGAGCCACCGCACCCGGGGTTGGGTTGTACTCGGAAGGGAACCTGCAGGGGAAAAGCTCAGAAATCAAGGCTGAGTCTGACCTTCTGTGCTCACGGCTCATTCTGAATGGTGCCTACAAGTGCATCAAATGCAGCAAG GTGTTTTCGACTCCCCATGGGTTGGAGGTTCACGTTCGCAGATCACACAGTGGCACGAGGCCCTATGGTTGTGATATATGTGGCAAAACCTTCGGACATGCTGTCAGCCTCGAGCAACATAAAGTTGTGCACTCTCAG GAAAGAAGTTTTGATTGCAAAATCTGTGGTAAAAGCTTCAAAAGGTCGTCGACTCTCTCCACGCACCTCCTCATCCACTCGGATACACGGCCTTACCCATGCCAGTATTGCGGGAAGAGGTTCCACCAGAAATCAGACATGAAGAAACACACATTCATCCACACAG GTGAGAAGCCGCACAAATGCCAGGTGTGTGGGAAAGCGTTCAGCCAGAGCTCCAACCTCATAACGCACAGCCGGAAACACACCGGCTTCAAACCGTTCGGATGCGACCTCTGCGGCAAGGGATTCCAGAGAAAAGTCGACTTAAGAAGGCACAAAGAAACCCAGCATGGACTAAAACCCTCAAACTAA